A stretch of the Neptunomonas phycophila genome encodes the following:
- the xseA gene encoding exodeoxyribonuclease VII large subunit, with product MQSTINRQKTALTVSQLNREAKSLLESSFFQIRVLGELSSFSRPASGHWYFTLKDDRAQVRCAMFRNRNMSVRFSPKEGDQVIITGKVSLYEGRGDFQLIVDSMESDGEGKLQQAFEALKAKLSSEGLFSSAHKKSIPSHPNHLAVITSPTGAAVHDILSVLKRRFPSLPVTIYPSVVQGSEAPQQLIQALQAAIHHQTADLIIIGRGGGSLEDLWPFNDEALARAIFDCPIPIISAVGHEVDFSISDLVADLRAPTPSAAAELISPDQDALRIQIDRLSARLERQLRISLNQRQDQLNALKKRLRHPGERLREQRSRLDFAEKRLHALIQKQLTKARYQTDIAARQLERHHPARQIEHMRERLNRADEKLRRAMVNQTDRQRYQLGNLLTRLNAVNPLATLERGYAIVQAVDVDKRSPSGVANGPVITHANDVKIGDQVINRLRHGNLICRVETINSQESINSDEAITTSHNLNSPANTVRNDKEPS from the coding sequence ATGCAAAGTACAATTAATCGTCAAAAAACTGCACTGACTGTCTCGCAGCTCAACCGTGAAGCTAAGTCATTGTTAGAATCATCCTTTTTCCAGATCCGAGTGCTTGGCGAGCTATCCAGCTTTTCCCGCCCTGCATCTGGCCATTGGTATTTCACACTCAAAGATGACCGCGCACAGGTTCGCTGCGCCATGTTTCGTAATCGCAATATGAGTGTGCGTTTTTCGCCTAAGGAAGGCGATCAAGTCATCATCACGGGTAAAGTTAGCCTGTACGAAGGCCGTGGCGACTTCCAGCTCATTGTTGATTCAATGGAATCCGACGGCGAAGGTAAACTACAGCAAGCCTTTGAGGCCTTAAAAGCCAAGTTATCTTCGGAGGGGCTTTTTAGCTCGGCTCACAAAAAAAGTATCCCCTCGCACCCAAACCATTTGGCGGTGATCACCTCTCCAACCGGTGCAGCCGTACACGATATATTAAGCGTGTTAAAACGACGCTTCCCTAGTTTACCCGTCACTATTTATCCATCTGTAGTGCAAGGTAGTGAAGCCCCTCAACAATTAATCCAAGCACTTCAGGCTGCTATTCATCACCAAACGGCTGACTTAATTATTATTGGCCGCGGTGGAGGCTCTCTTGAAGACTTATGGCCTTTCAATGACGAAGCGCTCGCCCGTGCCATCTTCGATTGCCCTATTCCTATCATTAGTGCTGTTGGGCATGAAGTGGACTTTTCGATTTCTGATTTAGTAGCGGATCTACGCGCTCCTACCCCTTCAGCGGCTGCCGAGCTGATCAGCCCGGATCAAGATGCGTTGCGCATCCAAATAGACAGACTCAGTGCGCGCCTCGAAAGGCAACTACGTATATCGCTCAATCAACGCCAAGATCAACTTAACGCTCTGAAAAAACGCTTGCGTCACCCTGGTGAACGTTTAAGGGAGCAGCGCAGTCGACTCGATTTTGCCGAAAAGCGTCTCCATGCGCTGATACAAAAGCAGCTCACCAAAGCACGATACCAAACAGACATAGCGGCCCGTCAACTCGAGCGTCATCATCCAGCGCGTCAAATAGAACACATGCGTGAACGTTTAAACCGAGCTGACGAAAAACTCCGTCGAGCTATGGTTAACCAAACGGATCGTCAGCGCTATCAGCTGGGAAATTTACTCACCCGGCTAAATGCGGTAAATCCTTTAGCTACTTTGGAGCGTGGCTATGCCATTGTGCAAGCGGTAGACGTCGACAAGCGTTCACCCTCCGGTGTAGCGAACGGGCCAGTCATCACCCATGCTAATGACGTTAAAATTGGCGATCAAGTGATTAACCGTTTACGCCATGGCAACCTTATTTGCCGTGTTGAAACAATTAACTCTCAAGAATCGATAAATAGTGATGAAGCAATAACAACTTCACACAATCTGAATTCACCTGCAAACACAGTACGCAACGATAAGGAACCATCATGA
- the bioB gene encoding biotin synthase BioB produces the protein MNNAAPIRNDWTVAEVQALFDQPFNDLLFQAQTVHRQHFNPNEVQVSTLLSIKTGACPEDCKYCPQSGHYNTGLEKERLLQVEKVIEKAKQAKASGSTRFCMGAAWKHPADKDMPYVVEMVKQVKALGLETCMTLGMLTEDKAEQLADAGLDYYNHNLDTSPEFYDKIITTRSFQDRLDTLSNVRNSGMKICSGGILGMGETATDRIGLLRQLANMDVQPESVPINMLVKVKGTPLENVDDLDPLDFIRTIAVARIMMPASHVRLSAGREKMSDEMQSMAFFAGANSIFYGECLLTTPNPETHRDLQLFKRLGINPEQRIEEDDQAQEAAIINTLQKQQDSSHFYEA, from the coding sequence ATGAACAACGCCGCACCAATTCGTAATGACTGGACAGTCGCAGAGGTTCAAGCCCTGTTTGATCAGCCGTTTAATGATCTATTATTTCAAGCACAGACTGTTCATCGTCAGCACTTTAACCCCAATGAAGTGCAAGTGAGCACATTGCTCTCTATCAAGACTGGTGCTTGCCCAGAAGATTGTAAATATTGCCCACAAAGTGGACATTACAATACGGGCTTAGAAAAAGAGCGTTTGCTTCAAGTTGAAAAAGTCATCGAGAAAGCCAAGCAAGCGAAAGCGTCAGGCTCCACCCGTTTTTGTATGGGGGCCGCTTGGAAGCACCCCGCAGACAAAGATATGCCCTATGTGGTTGAGATGGTTAAGCAAGTCAAGGCATTAGGTTTAGAAACCTGCATGACGTTGGGAATGCTGACCGAAGATAAGGCTGAGCAATTAGCTGATGCTGGTCTTGATTATTACAACCACAACCTTGATACCTCTCCTGAATTTTACGACAAAATCATCACTACTCGTTCATTTCAAGACCGCCTTGATACCTTAAGTAATGTACGTAATTCGGGTATGAAAATCTGTAGCGGTGGTATTTTGGGAATGGGTGAGACCGCGACCGACCGTATAGGTTTATTGCGCCAGCTAGCGAATATGGATGTTCAGCCAGAGTCTGTTCCTATCAATATGTTAGTGAAAGTGAAAGGTACTCCGCTAGAGAATGTGGATGACTTGGACCCGCTGGATTTTATCCGCACAATCGCTGTAGCACGAATTATGATGCCAGCTTCCCATGTGCGTTTGTCCGCAGGTCGGGAGAAAATGTCTGATGAAATGCAGTCGATGGCCTTTTTTGCCGGTGCTAATTCTATTTTCTACGGCGAGTGCTTATTAACGACACCAAATCCAGAAACACACCGTGATTTGCAACTGTTCAAACGCTTGGGTATTAATCCTGAGCAGCGGATAGAAGAAGATGATCAAGCGCAAGAAGCAGCGATTATCAATACGTTACAAAAACAGCAAGACAGCTCGCATTTTTACGAAGCTTAA
- the bioF gene encoding 8-amino-7-oxononanoate synthase, giving the protein MSFDQLQASLDQRRSDALYRQRALLQSPQQPEAVIDGQSYLAFSSNDYLGLANHPELIRAFQQAANEYGVGGGSSHLVSGHSVHHHALEEELAAFTGRKRALLFSNGYMANIGVINALLDKQDAVLHDRLNHASLLDAGLLCGARFQRYLHNDIGSLKQRLSRCETARRTLVVTDGVFSMDGDVADLPAICETAKAAKAWVMVDDAHGFGTLGPTGGGCAEHFGLDTDHLPVLMGTLGKAFGTYGAFVAGDEALIETLIQHARSYIYTTSMPPAVAAATRVSLQLVIKEQWRREHLALLIDQFRKGCQQLGLELMDSPTPIQPILIGDSEKALQVSAALKAKGIWLTAIRPPTVPQGGARLRVTLTAAHTEAQVTQLLEALSEVAV; this is encoded by the coding sequence ATGTCATTCGATCAGTTACAAGCCTCACTTGATCAGCGTCGTAGCGATGCTCTGTATCGCCAACGCGCATTGCTACAAAGTCCTCAGCAACCAGAAGCGGTTATTGATGGCCAATCCTATTTAGCCTTTAGCTCTAATGATTATCTTGGCTTAGCTAATCATCCTGAGTTAATCCGAGCGTTCCAGCAAGCAGCCAATGAATATGGAGTGGGTGGCGGATCATCGCATTTAGTGAGTGGACATAGCGTGCATCATCATGCGCTGGAAGAAGAGCTGGCTGCTTTTACTGGGCGAAAACGAGCCCTACTCTTTTCGAACGGCTATATGGCCAATATTGGTGTGATCAATGCGTTATTAGATAAGCAAGATGCTGTTCTTCATGATCGGCTTAATCATGCTTCGCTACTGGACGCCGGTTTGTTATGTGGCGCCCGCTTTCAGCGGTATTTACATAATGATATTGGCAGCTTAAAGCAGCGCTTAAGCCGCTGCGAAACGGCCCGTCGTACCCTAGTTGTCACCGATGGCGTATTTAGCATGGATGGCGATGTGGCGGATTTACCCGCGATATGTGAAACGGCTAAAGCAGCTAAAGCGTGGGTGATGGTTGATGATGCGCATGGATTTGGAACATTAGGCCCAACCGGAGGAGGGTGTGCTGAGCACTTTGGATTGGATACTGATCATCTCCCAGTATTAATGGGAACACTCGGCAAAGCTTTTGGTACTTATGGCGCTTTTGTTGCAGGCGATGAGGCGCTTATAGAAACATTAATTCAACACGCTCGTAGTTATATCTACACCACCAGTATGCCACCTGCAGTAGCGGCTGCAACGCGGGTCAGTTTGCAGTTAGTTATCAAAGAACAATGGCGGCGAGAGCATCTTGCGTTACTAATTGATCAGTTTCGTAAAGGTTGCCAGCAACTTGGCTTAGAGCTAATGGATTCCCCAACGCCAATCCAGCCGATCTTGATAGGTGATTCAGAAAAAGCGCTACAGGTTAGCGCCGCGTTGAAAGCAAAAGGGATTTGGTTAACGGCAATTCGGCCCCCGACGGTTCCACAAGGGGGTGCACGGTTACGGGTGACGTTAACGGCGGCGCACACTGAGGCACAGGTTACGCAATTACTTGAGGCGTTATCAGAGGTTGCTGTATGA
- a CDS encoding peptidoglycan DD-metalloendopeptidase family protein, whose translation MITLLSGLRFSVKVWMLSAAALIATASAASLPEESRTPGGIAIIPLEGTDMNKRPNAWYRSHRVMVTPTQGTYLQNKAPWAAVIGLPLNIKPADSQHMVANGKDYYFSVEPKEYKAQYLTIKNKKHVNPDPAQVERWKVEKAEMTAAFTAWRDANPITEFILPAKGRFSSPFGLKRFYNNQARNPHSGLDIAAPQGDPIWAPAPGVVTAVGNYFFNGNTVILDHGNGLTTMYCHMSKINVKVGDKVNTLDNLGLIGKTGRVTGPHLHWSVSLNNTRVDPLLFVKEH comes from the coding sequence ATGATCACCCTGCTTTCAGGATTACGTTTTTCAGTCAAAGTTTGGATGCTAAGTGCTGCCGCTCTTATTGCTACGGCTTCAGCAGCCAGTTTGCCTGAAGAGTCACGCACCCCAGGTGGAATTGCGATTATTCCACTAGAAGGCACCGACATGAATAAACGACCGAATGCCTGGTACCGAAGCCACCGGGTGATGGTTACACCAACCCAAGGCACGTATTTGCAGAACAAAGCGCCTTGGGCGGCCGTCATAGGGCTACCACTCAACATAAAACCAGCTGACTCCCAACACATGGTAGCAAACGGCAAAGACTATTATTTTTCAGTGGAGCCTAAAGAATACAAAGCACAATATCTGACGATTAAGAACAAAAAGCACGTTAATCCAGACCCAGCTCAAGTGGAACGCTGGAAGGTAGAAAAAGCGGAAATGACAGCCGCATTTACAGCATGGCGTGACGCTAACCCCATTACCGAATTTATTTTGCCTGCTAAAGGCCGGTTTAGTAGCCCCTTTGGTTTGAAGCGTTTTTACAACAATCAAGCCCGCAACCCACATAGCGGTTTAGATATTGCTGCGCCTCAGGGCGACCCAATTTGGGCACCGGCGCCTGGAGTAGTTACGGCGGTCGGGAACTATTTCTTTAATGGCAATACCGTTATTTTAGATCACGGAAACGGCCTCACGACTATGTATTGCCACATGAGCAAAATCAACGTCAAGGTCGGCGATAAGGTTAATACGCTCGACAACCTTGGCTTGATCGGTAAAACAGGGCGGGTTACGGGTCCGCACTTGCATTGGAGTGTTAGCTTAAACAATACACGTGTCGATCCTTTACTCTTCGTCAAGGAGCATTAA
- a CDS encoding ComF family protein, giving the protein MLSIFKNICIKNKQKCLLCSLPHAQDSELCRPCLEDLPWANLTCFQCGLPLNAQRSGYLCGQCLQHPPPYTNTTAAFLYLFPINALLPRLKSSRGLHHHHWMTDCLIRQINNRHQALPEILIPVPIHITRRITRGFNQSEWICRHLSQSLHIPTDYVSLTKVKASQAQAQLDSFNRRRNLKAHFRYQGPAYSHVAVIDDVMTTGTTAAAIAKTLLLAGVQQVDIWVLARTPEPDFLD; this is encoded by the coding sequence ATGTTATCTATATTTAAAAACATCTGTATAAAAAACAAACAGAAATGTCTGCTATGCTCCTTGCCGCACGCTCAAGATAGCGAGCTGTGTAGACCATGCCTAGAGGACCTACCTTGGGCAAACCTTACTTGCTTCCAATGTGGTTTGCCATTGAATGCACAGCGCTCAGGGTATTTATGTGGGCAATGTTTGCAGCACCCTCCTCCCTATACAAATACGACAGCAGCCTTTTTATATTTATTTCCTATCAATGCGTTACTACCTCGCTTAAAAAGCAGTCGAGGCTTGCATCATCACCACTGGATGACCGACTGCCTCATCCGACAAATTAACAATCGACATCAAGCATTACCGGAGATTTTGATCCCGGTACCTATTCATATTACGAGACGCATTACCCGAGGTTTTAATCAATCAGAATGGATATGCCGACACTTGAGTCAATCTCTACACATCCCGACAGACTATGTATCACTTACCAAAGTAAAAGCCTCACAAGCACAGGCACAGCTAGACAGCTTTAACCGACGCCGTAACCTGAAAGCGCATTTCCGTTATCAAGGCCCTGCTTATTCCCATGTGGCCGTGATAGATGATGTAATGACGACAGGTACTACAGCGGCCGCCATTGCCAAGACTCTCCTTTTAGCAGGAGTAC
- the bioD gene encoding dethiobiotin synthase, whose translation MAKRHFFVTGTDTDAGKTCVSTGLLVKANQQGLRTIGLKPVSAGCEDTEQGLANDDALKLQAAATQVLSYPEINPFAFEPPIAPHIAAEQAGRKLSADRIAAMCRGSMMHPCDFLLVEGAGGWRVPLNARETFADIPRLLNMPVILVVGVKLGCINHALLTAEAIVRDGCQLVGWVANTIDPHMSCFDENLATLTTKFNAPLLGVVPHLSDVTPEGVAEHLDIKALLD comes from the coding sequence ATGGCAAAACGACATTTTTTTGTGACAGGAACCGATACAGATGCCGGTAAAACCTGTGTGTCTACGGGGCTATTAGTTAAAGCGAATCAACAAGGCTTACGCACGATAGGTCTCAAGCCCGTATCGGCGGGATGTGAAGATACAGAACAAGGCTTAGCTAATGATGACGCACTCAAATTACAAGCGGCGGCGACTCAGGTATTAAGTTATCCAGAAATAAATCCGTTTGCTTTCGAGCCGCCTATCGCCCCGCATATAGCAGCCGAACAAGCAGGGCGAAAGCTCAGTGCAGATCGGATAGCGGCCATGTGCCGTGGTTCTATGATGCATCCGTGTGATTTTTTACTCGTAGAAGGTGCTGGTGGTTGGCGAGTCCCACTGAATGCGCGCGAAACGTTTGCTGATATACCTCGGTTATTAAATATGCCAGTCATTTTAGTCGTAGGCGTGAAGCTGGGGTGTATTAATCATGCACTCTTAACCGCAGAGGCCATTGTGCGGGATGGTTGCCAACTGGTGGGGTGGGTTGCTAATACGATTGACCCACATATGAGCTGCTTTGATGAAAACCTAGCAACATTAACGACTAAATTTAATGCTCCTTTATTAGGTGTGGTTCCTCATTTGAGTGATGTAACTCCAGAAGGCGTGGCTGAGCATTTAGATATCAAAGCGCTGCTAGACTGA
- a CDS encoding alpha/beta fold hydrolase gives MKVVVEGGVHIRVAGDVQHPLLVLLHGWGMTGEIFDPIVSQLSEHFRVVIPDLPGLGQSEPALASNGLTLAGLSRQLFEALTPVLTDKAMIVGWSLGGNVAVQLAADYPENITGAILVASNPCFVERPDWPTAMPESTYQSFSEALQENPDKVLQRFALLQVKGDPNARVLLTRIKKLLSEAAPAQLSETLRLLACDNRPVLHQLQQPILHVLGTEDTLVPIALREALAESYPHHQIRTVDQSAHLPFLSNPDQFVQYVWQFAAQCQCKSVL, from the coding sequence ATGAAGGTGGTTGTAGAGGGCGGTGTTCATATCAGAGTGGCAGGTGATGTGCAGCATCCACTGTTAGTTTTACTTCACGGTTGGGGAATGACGGGGGAAATCTTCGACCCTATAGTGAGTCAGCTGAGTGAGCACTTTCGGGTGGTCATACCTGATTTGCCCGGGCTTGGACAATCTGAACCCGCCCTCGCATCAAATGGTTTGACGTTGGCTGGTTTGTCGCGCCAACTTTTTGAAGCTTTAACCCCCGTTTTGACTGATAAAGCCATGATTGTGGGCTGGTCGTTAGGAGGTAATGTGGCAGTACAGCTAGCTGCTGATTACCCAGAGAATATTACGGGGGCGATATTAGTGGCCTCGAATCCTTGTTTTGTAGAACGACCAGACTGGCCGACGGCTATGCCAGAATCGACTTATCAGTCATTTTCCGAGGCACTCCAAGAAAATCCAGATAAAGTGTTGCAGCGCTTTGCGTTATTGCAAGTTAAAGGTGACCCCAATGCACGCGTCCTGCTAACGAGGATCAAAAAGTTGTTATCGGAAGCGGCACCAGCGCAACTGAGTGAAACCTTAAGGTTACTGGCCTGCGACAACCGCCCAGTTTTACATCAACTTCAGCAGCCTATTTTGCATGTGTTAGGTACAGAAGATACGTTGGTTCCTATCGCGTTAAGGGAAGCTTTGGCAGAAAGCTATCCTCATCATCAAATACGGACGGTTGATCAGTCAGCGCACCTGCCGTTTTTGAGTAATCCTGATCAGTTTGTGCAATATGTTTGGCAGTTTGCGGCTCAATGCCAGTGTAAGAGCGTGTTGTAA
- a CDS encoding alpha/beta fold hydrolase → MKLHYQTLGNGQPLIILHGLFGTLENWGSQIKTLSESFNVIAVDLRNHGRSPHSDEMNYSVMADDVIELMDDLGLKTAKLMGHSMGGKVAMQMALNHAERIQQLIIVDIAPVHYERHHDDVLKGLNTLNLPNIKSRSDADASLAHFISDIGVRAFLLKNLYRNSEKQFAWRMNLPVLTQQYDEISKAPTALAGAQFTKDTLFIKGANSDYLIAEYQAAIMGFFPKASFKIIQGAGHWPHAEKAVAFSRMVMSFLSKE, encoded by the coding sequence ATGAAACTACACTATCAAACTCTCGGTAACGGCCAACCACTCATTATCTTGCATGGCTTATTTGGGACGTTAGAAAATTGGGGAAGCCAGATCAAGACGCTTAGTGAATCATTCAACGTTATTGCTGTGGATCTTCGTAACCATGGTCGTAGCCCTCACAGTGATGAGATGAACTACTCCGTCATGGCAGACGATGTTATTGAGCTAATGGATGATCTTGGCTTAAAGACTGCTAAATTGATGGGCCACTCAATGGGCGGTAAAGTTGCTATGCAAATGGCATTAAACCACGCTGAACGCATTCAGCAGCTAATCATTGTTGATATCGCACCTGTACATTACGAACGCCATCATGATGATGTGCTTAAAGGTTTAAACACCCTAAACTTGCCTAACATAAAATCTCGTTCAGATGCCGACGCCTCATTAGCTCACTTTATTAGTGATATAGGTGTTCGCGCTTTCTTGCTAAAGAATCTATACCGAAATAGTGAGAAACAGTTTGCCTGGCGTATGAACCTACCCGTGTTAACTCAACAGTATGATGAAATAAGCAAAGCCCCTACAGCATTAGCCGGCGCCCAGTTTACAAAGGACACGTTATTCATCAAAGGGGCTAATTCAGACTACCTCATTGCCGAGTACCAAGCGGCTATTATGGGCTTTTTTCCAAAGGCGAGTTTCAAAATCATCCAAGGAGCAGGCCACTGGCCTCATGCAGAAAAAGCCGTGGCATTTTCGCGGATGGTAATGAGCTTTTTAAGTAAGGAATAA
- the bioC gene encoding malonyl-ACP O-methyltransferase BioC translates to MDNQSQAINKQRIAESFSKAASTYDSVAALQRDIGHQLLTQLPAVFPADANVCDLGCGTGYFTEYLVNRCVAPVKLGAVTAVDLAHGMLTHARNMRALAPVNWVCGDAEQLPLASDAVHYLFSSLAIQWCQNYPALFQEIERVLVSGGEAHIATLGPHTLYELREAWACVDSFTHVNQFTDLPELINAMAAASSLTCEVKVANTVLQYAELKQLTHELKALGAHNMNAGQSKGLTAPQRLKAFKHAYEQQRNEHGFLPATYEVYYLTLRKP, encoded by the coding sequence ATGGATAATCAGTCGCAAGCTATCAACAAGCAGCGTATTGCTGAATCATTTAGTAAGGCCGCTAGCACCTATGACAGCGTAGCGGCTTTGCAGCGTGATATAGGTCATCAATTGTTAACGCAATTGCCAGCTGTCTTTCCGGCGGACGCGAACGTGTGCGATTTAGGCTGTGGTACAGGGTATTTTACCGAATACTTAGTCAATAGATGCGTTGCTCCGGTTAAATTGGGCGCTGTTACTGCCGTTGATTTAGCTCATGGAATGCTAACCCACGCCCGCAATATGCGTGCGCTCGCGCCGGTTAATTGGGTATGTGGTGATGCGGAACAATTGCCACTTGCCAGTGATGCAGTTCATTATTTGTTTTCCAGCTTAGCCATTCAGTGGTGTCAAAATTACCCAGCGCTGTTTCAGGAAATAGAACGCGTTTTAGTGTCGGGTGGGGAAGCGCACATCGCAACGCTTGGCCCCCATACACTGTATGAGTTGCGTGAAGCGTGGGCCTGTGTTGATTCATTTACCCACGTCAACCAGTTTACGGATCTTCCGGAATTGATTAACGCAATGGCTGCAGCATCCTCGCTTACCTGTGAAGTAAAGGTAGCGAACACAGTGCTTCAGTATGCGGAGCTAAAGCAGTTAACGCATGAGCTCAAGGCATTGGGAGCGCACAATATGAATGCCGGGCAATCTAAGGGCTTAACGGCTCCTCAGCGGCTAAAAGCGTTTAAGCATGCGTACGAACAACAGCGTAATGAGCACGGTTTTTTACCGGCAACCTATGAAGTTTATTATCTAACCTTAAGGAAGCCGTGA
- a CDS encoding putative metalloprotease CJM1_0395 family protein, which yields MMITQVSSSITLSSSATKRPDVDSVSSSLSSQKNEALGKPVTPHSISCVPESGASESSTAASGAESVNQVQGSAAVTNESTEADLQIEAEIKALAERDREVRTHEQIHASIGGKHASSPSYSYERGPDGQQYAVEGEVRIDTSPVADDPQATLEKAEVIMRAALSVAEPSTADRQVAADARAMAAEARAEILRIESNEQGTETVKEPDDEAVSEVEQEKAQQDEDMADALNEAQQQQNEVQTSVAEQFQAFNERLNDINMAMRRMNSVLVETGAFSKLFPEGSVIDKSV from the coding sequence ATGATGATCACACAGGTGTCGTCTTCCATCACCTTATCCTCTTCGGCGACAAAGCGCCCAGACGTTGATTCGGTATCGAGTTCGCTCAGCAGCCAGAAAAACGAGGCGTTGGGCAAACCTGTAACTCCTCATTCCATTTCATGTGTTCCTGAATCGGGAGCGAGTGAGTCTTCAACTGCCGCTTCTGGAGCGGAATCCGTTAACCAAGTTCAAGGTAGCGCTGCGGTCACTAATGAAAGTACCGAGGCGGACCTGCAAATCGAAGCCGAGATAAAAGCACTTGCAGAGCGTGATCGCGAAGTCCGAACGCATGAGCAAATACATGCATCGATTGGGGGGAAGCATGCATCATCCCCTTCGTATAGCTATGAACGAGGTCCAGATGGGCAACAATATGCGGTTGAAGGTGAAGTGCGGATCGATACTTCCCCCGTGGCTGATGATCCGCAAGCAACATTAGAAAAAGCCGAGGTTATTATGCGTGCGGCACTGTCGGTAGCGGAGCCATCTACGGCTGATCGACAAGTGGCAGCCGACGCAAGGGCCATGGCGGCAGAAGCGCGTGCTGAGATACTCCGAATAGAATCTAACGAACAAGGGACTGAAACTGTAAAAGAGCCAGACGATGAAGCTGTTTCAGAAGTGGAGCAAGAAAAAGCACAACAAGATGAAGACATGGCTGATGCACTAAACGAAGCTCAGCAACAACAAAACGAAGTGCAAACCAGTGTTGCTGAGCAGTTTCAAGCTTTTAACGAGCGCCTCAACGACATTAATATGGCGATGCGACGAATGAACTCAGTGTTAGTAGAAACGGGCGCTTTTTCTAAATTGTTCCCCGAAGGCTCCGTAATCGATAAATCGGTCTGA
- a CDS encoding FKBP-type peptidyl-prolyl cis-trans isomerase has protein sequence MSELKFETMEQHASYGIGRQMGDQLAQNGFEGIDLNAVAAGIKDAYNGEALAVEVADIQAAFDELNKRIQAEREAQAKEASAAGAAFLADNAKREGVTVTESGLQYEVVEAGDATSAKPTADSKVRVHYHGTFTDGKIFDSSVDRGQPAEFPVGGVIAGWTEALQLMNVGAKWRLTIPFDLAYGAQGSPGGIPPYATLVFDVELLDIL, from the coding sequence ATGTCTGAATTAAAGTTTGAAACAATGGAGCAGCACGCCAGCTATGGCATTGGTCGCCAAATGGGCGATCAGCTCGCTCAAAACGGTTTTGAAGGTATCGATCTTAATGCCGTTGCTGCTGGTATTAAAGATGCTTACAACGGCGAAGCATTGGCAGTTGAAGTGGCTGATATCCAAGCCGCGTTTGATGAGCTAAATAAACGCATTCAAGCGGAACGTGAAGCACAAGCCAAAGAAGCGAGCGCAGCCGGCGCCGCATTCCTAGCTGACAACGCTAAGCGTGAAGGCGTTACTGTTACCGAGTCAGGTTTACAATACGAAGTGGTAGAAGCTGGCGATGCGACATCAGCAAAACCAACAGCCGATTCTAAAGTACGTGTGCATTACCACGGCACCTTTACCGATGGCAAAATTTTCGATAGCTCTGTTGATCGCGGCCAACCTGCTGAGTTCCCAGTAGGCGGTGTTATTGCAGGTTGGACAGAAGCACTTCAATTGATGAATGTAGGTGCTAAGTGGCGCTTAACCATTCCTTTTGATTTAGCTTATGGCGCTCAAGGCTCACCAGGTGGCATTCCTCCATACGCTACTTTGGTTTTTGATGTTGAGTTACTCGACATTCTGTAA